From one Nothobranchius furzeri strain GRZ-AD chromosome 2, NfurGRZ-RIMD1, whole genome shotgun sequence genomic stretch:
- the LOC107376791 gene encoding uncharacterized protein yields the protein MLVLLLYLGSLIALSEEQLVSCAGKVCPLGFDCISVNGVLQCADPCYQNSVLNDAWRSVDNTNNNPVHCDQNINWDGWYRFYLGQADAHIPQKCVAEQRCGTHAPLWITEPHPTQMNQVVNRTVCSAWSGSCCLFPTHTIQVKLCSGYYVYKLGKPSVCYLAYCAEPNVLMPDGFRVSGQTQNSITLQWNKMNNVASYVLQFNGAETNINAPSGVGPVTYTVSPLAAGTTYTFTLYSVSDNIRSPGVQLVASTDAGAEVFTIATKFNISSCPITFYQKVYTNVYVNFTSDSLVFCFNGFYGLDTNNDCVFGPKPDSVKATFNITEHDSSLDKQVKEAVRTITSSMGCGVHFSTTCSSQKTDLNLLGFGNEAALYFTSTPNKSKLVANITVAGTYVESVTLESPSTGRFTDISGCRVSGVGILPNTTVFLPQTCTTVVCTANKSYTSTGCGNQQRCDGNGVCLNTTCTVTGPTVIDFNGHLGFVADRCAYSLMSDSKNNFKVLASFQERRRRDVSFLDSVTLQLDDPGVQIHLEQGGRVQINNTILNITSSVQRFQGVELFKDQTGVTATFSVAKRTTSVFFDGYTAQIQVQAPAGSSLKGLCSNSSDISNTKLPEYSSSSCGTQFDDPDDNTVNCDLMTERCNILKAAPFSSCNEDVDPTPYVNACKNTLCTYPSVDHLWCQFLWSYVRACSLDGNSVDDSWQSEAKCSSKAFCQDNTCKDHEFCGRKLSGEPGCLCRAVFASRYKESNSLGDRPVCKQKMGVIALVGCLLEEKGINYTSLHLKDPSCVGVLDKETHMVTFKFDENNICGTEILKNGSQTTYKNAIMNQRSSDVITRQDQIYINISCYDSQLETKAVTFKIKDRSVVQKITSGDLDYSLTMKAYTDRRRTQLVNPQTDVLLNQKIWVELKADGLDADLFAVVTDFCWITSQQSPNSYPKHDLIKSGCPVRDDETVQVRGNGEGTSNYFSFNMVEFTGISGDVYLHCTLQLCIKQESNCVPNCSGGRGRRRRSMGTGGGHGV from the exons ATGCTCGTGCTCCTGCTTTATTTGGGCTCGCTCATCGCGCTCTCAG AGGAGCAGCTTGTTTCCTGTGCAGGGAAAGTTTGTCCTTTGGGCTTTGACTGCATCAGTGTAAACGGCGTTCTTCAGTGTGCCGACCCCTGTTACCAGAACTCTGTACTGAATGATGCCTGGCGTTCTGTGGATAACACAAACAACAACCCAGTGCACTGTGACCAGAATATTAACTGGGATGGCTGGTATCGGTTCTATCTGGGCCAAGCTGATGCTCACATTCCCCAAAAGTGTGTAGCAGAGCAAAGGTGTGGAACCCACGCTCCTTTGTGGATCACAGAACCTCACCCCACACAGATGAATCAAGTAGTAAATCGCACCGTGTGTAGCGCCTGGAGTGGTTCCTGCTGCCTAtttcccacccacaccatccaagTGAAGCTCTGCTCCGGATACTATGTCTATAAACTTGGAAAGCCATCAGTGTGCTACCTTGCATATTGCGCAg AACCAAATGTCCTGATGCCGGATGGCTTCAGAGTCTCAGGACAAACTCAGAACAGCATCACTCTGCAGTGGAATAAAATGAACAACGTTGCTAGCTATGTGCTCCAGTTTAACGGTGCAGAGACAAACATCAACGCACCAAGCGGAGTCGGACCAGTAACCTACACAGTCTCGCCTCTCGCTGCTGGAACCACGTACACGTTCACTCTCTATTCTGTGTCTGACAACATCAGAAGCCCTGGAGTACAACTTGTAGCTTCTACTG atgctggtgcagaggtgtttACGATTGCTACAAAGTTCAACATCAGCTCATGTCCCATCACGTTTTATCAGAAGGTCTACACCAACGTCTAC gTGAACTTCACCAGTGACAGTCTAGTGTTCTGCTTCAATGGCTTCTACGGCCTCGACACCAACAATGACTGTGTTTTTGGCCCCAAACCCGACTCCGTCAAGGCTACATTCAACATCACTGAACACGACTCTTCATTAGACAAACAGGTCAAAGAAGCAGTGAGAACCATAACAAGCAGCATGGGATGCGGTGTGCACTTTAGCACTACATGCTCAAGTCAAAAG ACTGACTTGAACCTTCTTGGTTTTGGGAATGAAGCTGCTCTGTATTTCACCTCAACTCCTAATAAATCCAAactg GTGGCTAACATCACAGTTGCAGGCACTTATGTTGAGTCAGTTACTCTTGAGTCACCTTCCACTGGCAGATTTACTGACATCAGCGGATGCAGAGTCTCAG GTGTTGGCATTTTACCAAACACTACAGTGTTTTTGCCCCAAACCTGCACTACTGTTGTGTGCACTGCCAACAAATCCTACACATCCACAGGCTGTGGGAACCAGCAGCGTTGTGATGGAAATGGAGT ATGCTTGAACACCACCTGCACCGTGACCGGACCCACCGTCATTGACTTTAACGGTCATCTTGGCTTTGTGGCTGATCGCTGCGCGTACTCTCTGATGTCAGATTCAAAAAATAACTTCAAAGTGTTGGCCAGCTTCCAGGAGCGCCGACGTAGAGACGTGAGCTTTTTGGACAGTGTGACCCTGCAGCTGGACGATCCAGGTGTTCAAATTCACCTGGAGCAAGGAGGCCGAGTCCAG ataaacaacacAATTCTGAACATTACCAGCTCAGTCCAGCGCTTTCAGGGCGTTGAGCTCTTTAAGGACCAAACTGGAGTCACTGCAACATTTTCAGTTGCTAAACGCACAACTTCTGTGTTTTTTGATGGCTACACGGCGCAGATTCAAGTACAGG CCCCTGCTGGATCATCTCTGAAGGGTCTGTGCAGCAACTCCAGCGATATTTCAAACACGAAGCTCCCTGAATACAGCTCCTCTAG CTGCGGAACACAGTTTGACGACCCCGATGACAACACGGTCAACTGCGACTTGATGACGGAGCG GTGCAACATCCTGAAAGCTGCACCCTTCTCCTCCTGTAATGAAGACGTGGACCCGACCCCCTACGTAAACGCCTGCAAGAACACTTTGTGCACTTATCCTTCAGTGGACCACCTCTGGTGTCAGTTCTTGTGGTCCTACGTCCGAGCCTGCAGCCTTGATGGCAACAGCGTGGATGACAGCTGGCAGTCTGAGGCTAAGTGCT CATCTAAGGCCTTTTGTCAGGACAACACCTGCAAGGATCATGAGTTCTGTGGGAGGAAGTTGAGCGGAGAACCTGGCTGCCTCTGCAGAGCCGTGTTTGCTTCCAGATACAAAGAGTCCAACAGTCTGG GTGATCGACCGGTGTGCAAGCAGAAGATGGGTGTGATCGCTCTTGTCGGTTGTCTGCTGGAAGAGAAAGGCATCAACTACACCTCCTTACACCTGAAAGACCCGAGCTGCGTGGGCGTTTTGGACAAGGAGACCCACATGGTGACTTTCAAATTTGACGAGAACAACATCTGTGGGACCGAGATCCTG AAAAACGGAAGCCAAACGACTTACAAGAATGCGATCATGAACCAGAGGAGCTCTGATGTCATCACTCGCCAAGACCAGATCTACATCAACATCTCCTGCTACGACAGTCAACTTGAAACGAAGGCTGTGACCTTCAAAATCAAAGACAG GTCTGTGGTCCAGAAGATCACATCTGGAGATCTGGATTATAGTCTGACCATGAAGGCCTACACAGACAGGAGACGCACACAACTTGTGAATCCACAAACCGACGTGCTGCTGAACCAGAAGATCTGGGTGGAGCTGAAGGCTGATGGGCTTGATGCTGACCTGTTTGCCGTAGTGACTGATTTCTGCTGGATAACCAGTCAGCAATCACCAAACAGCTATCCGAAACATGACCTGATCAAGAGCGG TTGTCCGGTCCGAGACGATGAAACGGTCCAGGTGAGAGGAAACGGAGAAGGAACCTCCAACTATTTCTCCTTCAACATGGTTGAGTTTACTGGGATCTCTGGTGATGTTTACCTTCACTGCACTCTGCAACTGTGCATCAAACAAGAAAGCAACTGTGTCCCG aacTGTTCTGGTGGAAGAGGAAGAAGACGCAGATCTATGGGGACCGGGGGTGGACACGGAGTGTGA